The Chryseobacterium indicum genome contains a region encoding:
- a CDS encoding DNA alkylation repair protein, with the protein MSIILKEIKEALNELSIPEKADSSAKFFKNGKGEYGEGDLFLGVKVPDQRSVAKEFYARISMEELSKLLSSQYHEHRLTALFMLISKFEKTKDKAVKDEIVEFYLNHLQHINNWDLVDSSCYKILGRYAFENQKDELLRTLSDSEEMWHKRIAVVGTMHYVKKGSFDLTKEFVTKNMKHTHDLMHKANGWLLREMGEKNEAELINFLNKHYKEMPRTSLRYAIEKLDEDLRQDYLKGRI; encoded by the coding sequence ATGAGTATAATTTTAAAAGAAATAAAAGAAGCTTTAAATGAGCTTTCAATTCCGGAAAAAGCAGATTCTTCTGCTAAATTTTTCAAAAACGGAAAAGGAGAATATGGAGAAGGCGATTTGTTTTTAGGGGTAAAAGTTCCGGATCAGCGTTCTGTTGCAAAAGAATTCTATGCCAGAATTTCGATGGAGGAACTCAGCAAATTACTGTCTTCCCAATATCATGAACACAGATTGACAGCTTTATTCATGTTAATTTCTAAATTTGAAAAAACAAAGGATAAAGCGGTAAAAGATGAAATTGTTGAGTTTTATCTGAATCATTTACAGCACATTAACAACTGGGATCTGGTAGATTCAAGCTGTTATAAAATTCTGGGACGCTATGCTTTTGAAAATCAGAAAGATGAATTACTGAGAACGCTTTCGGATTCTGAAGAAATGTGGCATAAAAGAATAGCTGTTGTAGGAACGATGCATTATGTGAAAAAAGGATCGTTTGATCTTACCAAAGAATTCGTTACCAAAAATATGAAACACACCCATGATCTGATGCATAAAGCCAACGGCTGGCTGCTTCGAGAAATGGGAGAAAAAAACGAAGCGGAATTAATTAATTTCCTGAATAAACATTACAAAGAAATGCCCAGAACGAGTCTTCGGTACGCTATTGAAAAACTGGACGAAGATCTCCGGCAGGATTATTTGAAAGGCAGAATTTAA
- a CDS encoding cation:proton antiporter — translation MELYYSFSALIVLASIFSYLNYRFLKLPSTIGIMVIAIVVSIFLVSFGETVLPRTFGHLHNLMTGIDFTEVLMGAMLNFLLFAGGIHINIDDLKEQFVPVVIFSTAGVVISTFVVGFGMYYLLPLVGISLPFIYCLLFGALISPTDPVAVLSILKQANVSKSLETKVAGESLFNDGMAVVVFTVVLQLAIGNEVTLNMESIGLLLLKEAGGGLLLGVVLGWITSRLMREVDDYIISVLVTLSVVMGGYLIARQMHISGPLTMVAAGLFMGNFNVRFKMKSVTQDYLIKFWELIDEILNAVLFLFIGFELLMIKDLSHYMIPGLLAIAVVLLARFISIWGPTKFMSFRTRFSPQTVKVLVWGGIRGGVSIALALSIPKNENSTIVLSITYCVVVFSIIVQGLTIAKVANPKKIAKEEEEQEGVALHNVD, via the coding sequence GTGGAATTATACTATTCATTTTCAGCCTTAATTGTTTTAGCATCCATATTTTCATACCTTAATTACAGATTTCTGAAGCTTCCGAGTACCATCGGAATTATGGTGATCGCCATTGTGGTTTCCATATTTTTAGTTTCCTTCGGAGAAACGGTTTTGCCCAGAACTTTCGGGCATCTTCACAATTTAATGACGGGGATCGACTTTACAGAAGTTCTGATGGGCGCCATGCTAAATTTCCTTCTGTTTGCGGGAGGAATTCATATTAATATCGATGATCTCAAAGAGCAGTTTGTTCCTGTCGTGATTTTTTCAACAGCGGGAGTTGTGATTTCTACTTTTGTAGTGGGTTTCGGCATGTATTATCTGTTACCTCTTGTCGGTATCTCGCTGCCATTTATCTACTGTCTGCTTTTTGGAGCACTCATCTCTCCTACCGATCCTGTTGCTGTTCTCAGTATCTTAAAACAGGCAAATGTTTCAAAATCTCTGGAAACCAAAGTTGCCGGAGAATCGCTTTTTAATGACGGGATGGCGGTGGTGGTTTTCACAGTTGTTCTTCAGCTTGCGATTGGAAACGAAGTAACACTGAATATGGAAAGCATCGGTCTGTTATTGCTGAAAGAAGCAGGTGGCGGACTTTTACTCGGTGTTGTTCTGGGGTGGATTACTTCCCGACTGATGCGTGAAGTGGACGATTATATTATTTCCGTACTGGTAACGCTTTCTGTAGTCATGGGAGGCTATCTTATTGCAAGACAGATGCACATTTCGGGACCTTTAACCATGGTTGCCGCCGGATTATTCATGGGGAATTTTAATGTGAGATTCAAAATGAAATCTGTAACACAGGATTATCTGATCAAATTCTGGGAACTTATCGACGAAATCCTGAATGCTGTCCTATTTCTTTTTATCGGCTTTGAGTTACTGATGATCAAAGACTTAAGCCATTATATGATTCCGGGATTATTAGCGATTGCCGTAGTTTTACTGGCAAGATTTATTTCAATTTGGGGACCTACTAAATTCATGTCTTTCAGAACAAGATTCAGTCCGCAAACGGTAAAAGTTTTGGTTTGGGGAGGAATCCGCGGCGGAGTTTCCATTGCTCTGGCTCTTTCTATTCCGAAAAATGAAAACAGCACGATTGTTTTAAGCATTACTTACTGTGTAGTTGTGTTTTCGATTATTGTTCAGGGACTTACGATTGCCAAAGTTGCCAATCCAAAGAAGATTGCAAAAGAAGAAGAGGAACAGGAAGGTGTTGCTTTACATAATGTTGACTAA